Proteins from one Cicer arietinum cultivar CDC Frontier isolate Library 1 chromosome 3, Cicar.CDCFrontier_v2.0, whole genome shotgun sequence genomic window:
- the LOC101508201 gene encoding probable protein phosphatase 2C 43 translates to MSNWLENIICACCSKEKIIHIEEFDKDPLGWTHDVGYHPFGDFSMAAVYANSIVETHSQFDVGKNAFFVGIYDGFSGDYTSTFILANLFKNLVWHIQRNGDNMSEDILRQVVAEIEESVMNGIRDAYEQCPELGIVGSSCLICILWEERLYIANLGDSRAVMGSSEIPFNRFLVQQLVRDHNACNEDIRIELMNLHPDDPNIVTYNFDAWRVKGIREVSRGIGHAYWKREPFTINSSNQVPESERVPSPFTRPLLSAEPEIHSRRIRESNKFIIFGSGGLWKFLTNEEAAKIVENNPREGIAKRLVMIALEIAAGRRNTSYNELREIPQGHGVSRGPSVSVKGTRKEYHDDITVIVVFLDKMPNRNQTVMPPEFISFKAFSMMEASDFRYLNQRSES, encoded by the exons ATGTCTAACTGGcttgaaaatataatttgtgcATGCtgctcaaaagaaaaaattattcacaTTGAAGAATTTGATAAAGATCCTCTTGGGTGGACACATGACGTGGGTTACCATCCATTTGGTGATTTCTCCATGGCTGCAGTTTACGCGAACTCGATTGTGGAGACTCACAGCCAGTTTGATGTTGGCAAGAATGCATTCTTTGTTGGAATTTATGATGGCTTTAGCGGCGACTACACTTCAACCTTCATCCTTGCTAACCTCTTCAAGAATTTAGTTT GGCATATTCAGCGTAATGGTGATAATATGTCTGAAGATATTCTAAGGCAAGTTGTTGCTGAAATCGAGGAATCGGTTATGAATGGTATTAGAGATGCTTATGAACAATGCCCTGAGCTAGGAATAGTTGGTTCCAGTTGTCTAATTTGTATTCTATGGGAAGAGAGACTATATATCGCCAACCTTGGAGACTCCCGTGCTGTCATGGGTTCTTCTGAGATTCCATTTAATAGATTCCTTGTTCAACAGTTGGTCAGAGATCACAATGCTTGTAATGAGGATATCAGAATTGAACTCATGAATTTGCATCCAGATGATCCGAATATTGTGACCTATAATTTTGATGCATGGCGTGTTAAAGGCATACGTGAGGTAAGCAGAGGTATTGGACATGCATATTGGAAGCGGGAACCGTTCACTATAAACTCATCGAACCAAGTCCCAGAGTCAGAACGTGTGCCTTCTCCTTTTACCCGACCTTTGCTATCAGCAGAACCTGAGATACATTCAAGACGCATACGTGAGTCGAATAAATTCATTATATTTGGATCAGGTGGACTTTGGAAATTCTTGACAAATGAGGAAGCTGCTAAAATTGTTGAGAACAATCCACGAGAG GGAATTGCAAAAAGACTTGTGATGATTGCTCTAGAGATTGCAGCTGGAAGAAGGAATACAAGCTATAATGAGCTTAGGGAGATTCCTCAGGGACATGGTGTTAGTAGGGGGCCTAGTGTTTCTGTTAAAGGAACTAGGAAGGAATATCATGATGATATCACTGTGATAGTTGTATTCTTAGACAAAATGCCAAATCGTAATCAGACTGTGATGCCGCCAGAGTTCATTTCCTTCAAAGCCTTCAGTATGATGGAAGCATCAGATTTTAGATATCTCAATCAGAGATCTGAATCATAA